From the genome of Triticum aestivum cultivar Chinese Spring chromosome 3B, IWGSC CS RefSeq v2.1, whole genome shotgun sequence, one region includes:
- the LOC123068016 gene encoding polygalacturonase-like: protein MNGDSVARVDGGGTAAEADAAAAEEAETLDISQSKGVSVKQLTLLDSKEFHMSIFDCSGVTVQGVRIIAPSNSPNTDGIQVSHSRHVSILNTTIGTGDDCISLGPGTSDMLIRDIKCGPGHCISIGSLGWQDGEEGVRNVTVDRAVLKGTTNGLRIKAWAMPNSGFVKNVSFWRVTMNRVANPILVDQNYCPRKGDCPGNSSRVQISDLSYTDIKGSSATPVAVKFNCSGTNPCSGIKLRNIRMRYRHQRPAQAKCQNAGGFASGEVTPPSCF, encoded by the exons ATGAACGGCGATTCCGTCGCCAGGGTTGACGGAGGCGGCACGGCGGCGgaggccgacgcggcggcggcagaggaagcGGAA ACACTTGACATTAGCCAATCCAAGGGCGTGAGCGTGAAGCAGCTGACGCTGCTCGACAGCAAGGAATTCCACATGTCCATCTTCGACTGCAGCGGCGTGACGGTCCAAGGCGTCCGGATCATCGCGCCGTCTAACAGCCCCAACACCGACGGCATCCAGGTCAGCCACTCCCGGCACGTGAGCATCCTCAACACCACCATCGGCACCGGCGACGACTGCATCTCCTTGGGGCCCGGCACCTCGGACATGCTCATCAGGGACATCAAGTGCGGTCCGGGCCACTGCATCAG catcgGGAGCCTGGGATGGCAGGACGGTGAGGAGGGGGTGAGAAACGTGACCGTGGACAGGGCGGTGCTGAAGGGCACGACCAACGGCCTACGGATCAAGGCGTGGGCGATGCCCAACTCCGGCTTCGTCAAGAACGTCTCCTTCTGGCGGGTCACCATGAACCGCGTGGCCAACCCCATCCTCGTCGACCAGAACTACTGCCCCCGCAAGGGCGACTGCCCGGGCAAT AGCTCGAGGGTGCAGATCAGCGACCTGTCGTACACGGACATCAAGGGCTCGTCGGCGACGCCCGTGGCGGTGAAGTTCAACTGCAGCGGCACCAACCCCTGCAGCGGGATCAAGCTCAGGAACATCAGGATGAGGTACCGGCACCAGCGGCCAGCGCAGGCCAAGTGCCAAAACGCCGGCGGGTTCGCGTCCGGAGAGGTCACACCGCCGAGCTGCTTCTGA